The Gossypium hirsutum isolate 1008001.06 chromosome D02, Gossypium_hirsutum_v2.1, whole genome shotgun sequence region TTTAGGGGTGATCTCAATGCAATTTTCACATACGATTTTATAAATGGTTTTTACAATTAAATTAGTAAAGTCTTCaaatataaatagtttttttaattggtaagtattgttaattaattttaaatctaatctaaaaaatataaataatgccGATGAGGCTTTGGCTCAATTGGCAAAAGTCTTGAGTCTTCTCATGCATGGGAATTTTAGATCAGTTACTTTTAGCTTATTGATAGTTACTCAAACTTATATTTATAATTGAATTGTGCTTGTACTGGTTAAACTTCAAACTTTGCACGGTAAATAGTATTTATCTGAAATCTATGTTGAGTTACTTTTGATTCTGGTTgtaattattaacacaattatagtttataacttaaaaaattaatcattatttttatttctaaggtTTTTATGAAGTATTAACAACTGTTAATGAGATGCAACGACACCTTATCAAACTTGGATATTTCTACATAAgtattaatttaaaacaaattcaaCTGGGACAAAAGAATTTTGATACCAAATTCAACATTCAAGCCTAATAGAGGaccaaatagtatattaaccTAAGTTTTCACATGTGCGTTTATCTATATGTACATGCCATAGATGCATGGAGATCTGAACACCACCGCCTTCAGTCTTTCCAACATCAAATGCAAATAAAACTGTCGGCAGAACTAGCTAACTATATATATCACCTGCATTTTTGCTAGCTAATATTCCTTCACTTTAATTGCAAATTACACACCTTCCAGAACAAATGGTGGCGCCGACATTGAACACAATGCAGCGCCGCTGTGGATTCACTGGATTTGTTACATTGTGTTGCCTGTTGTTGTTGGAGTGTTTAAAGGTTGCTGGTAATGTCCCCTTCGCACAGGAAGTTTCTGACCTACATTGGCATCGTGCCGTCGCCACTTGGTACGGCAGTCCTGAAGGCGATGGTAGCGACGGTAAGTGCCCCAACAGTTTCTTCTCTATTGCCTAAAATGTCCAACGGTTTTAAAGTGTTAATTTGAGATCTGTAAGAGGGTTTCTGTAGTGCTGAATTATGTGTGGTTTTTTTTATATTGCGGCAGGGGGGGCATGTGGGTACGGATCGTTAGTAGACGTGAAGCCGTTTAGGGCCAGAGTGGGAGCGGTGAGCTCAATGCTGTTCAAGAAAGGGGAAGGGTGTGGAGCTTGCTACAAAGTTAGGTGTCTAGACAAGAGCATATGCTCAAGGAGGGCGGTGACCATCATTATAACTGACGAGAGCCCTGGAAATTACGGCGCTAATATTGGTCGCCCCCACTTCGACCTAAGCGGTGCGGCCTTTGGCCATATGGCTGTACACGGCCGGAATACAGAGCTGAGGAACCGAGGCGAACTCCCTGTCGTGTACAGAAGGTATGTGTTTGTTTATGTCCTTTTTGATAGCCGATGCTGAGTTccgataaaaaaaaattatatattttactcTTTTTTGTCACAATGTTTTTACGAATTTTTAACGTCTAGTTTGGAAATTCTAAAGTGAATAATTAATTGTAGGACCCCATGTAAATATCGCGGGAAGAATATTGCATTCCATGTTAATAGTGGCTCAAATGATAATTGGCTATCTCTTCTGGTGGAATATGAGGATGGAGATGGAGATATCGGATCAATGCATATAAGAGAAGTAAGTGATATTCTCTTTTTCCATGAATATTTTGATTATATAAAATCTAAGTGGAATTCGTCACTTCCATGTAAAGGCAAAAGCAGTAGGGCGTATGATTTTGGCTAATGGAGCCAACGTGCAAAGTGCTGAAAAGCACTtgaattggttcttcttcttcAATTGAGACTACTTAACCGAATTTCTTGAATGTTAAGAGTGTTTGCATGTGATATATGGGCCAGGCCACACTCAAA contains the following coding sequences:
- the LOC107909300 gene encoding expansin-B3, which gives rise to MVAPTLNTMQRRCGFTGFVTLCCLLLLECLKVAGNVPFAQEVSDLHWHRAVATWYGSPEGDGSDGGACGYGSLVDVKPFRARVGAVSSMLFKKGEGCGACYKVRCLDKSICSRRAVTIIITDESPGNYGANIGRPHFDLSGAAFGHMAVHGRNTELRNRGELPVVYRRTPCKYRGKNIAFHVNSGSNDNWLSLLVEYEDGDGDIGSMHIREANSNEWIEMNHLWGANWCVNRGPLKGPFSVKLTTLSTGRTLSARDVIPRNWSPKATYTSRLNFL